CTATTCCTTGATAATTGATTTTTACTTTAGTGAGTTTATAATATTCATAAGCCCAAGCTTCAATTACAGGTTGAGGGAAAGTAGCTCCTGCACCAGTTAATTCAATAGCTTGAGATAAAGAAGGACTCAAAATGCAAAAGATTATGATTAAAAGACACCAAAATTTAAAAATTAAAGACTTCATCATATTCACCTCCTTTTTAAGATTTTTTGTGAAAAGTATAAAAAAGTAATTTTAAAAAAGAGTTAAAAAAATGTTAAAAATAGGTTAAAAATCAGATATTAAATGGAAAAAATTTTAATAGTGGAAGATGATAAAGAGATAGGAAAAATTCTTTCAGAGGGCTTTTCTTCTCAAGGTTATAAATGTCATATAGTTAGTTCTTTGTCTGAGGCTTACATTTACCTTTTATCTTCTTCAGATCTATCTCTTGTTATACTTGATCTTATTCTCCCAGATGGTGACGGATTAGAACTTTTAAAGTATCTTCGTTCAACCCTTAAATTTAAAAAATTACCAGTAATTATAATTTCAGCCAGAGGAGCAGAGCTTGACAGAATTTTAGGTTTAGAATTGGGGGCAGATGATTATGTGGTTAAGCCATTTAGTCTAAGAGAAGTTATAATAAGGGCTAATAAAATTTTAAAAAGAAATTTACAACCAGAAGAGATTTTAAATTATGGTCCCCTTAAAGTGGATAAGAAAAAAAAGATTATTTTACTTGAAGAAAAACTCCTTACTCTTACACCTACAGAATATAAGATTTTAGAAACCTTAGTAGAAAACTCAGAAAGAATTATTACCAGAGAAGAGCTTATTAGAATAATTTGGCCTGTAGAAAAGGAATATTACTCAAGAGTTTTAGATGCTTATATTTGTAGATTAAGAACCAAGCTTGGTAAATATGGAAAAATCATAGAAACTGTTAGAGGCTTTGGATACCGTTTAGCTCAGATATAAAATGAAAATCCCCCTTTCTTTATTAATTTTCTTAATAATAGCCCTTTTAATAGCCATATTTTTTCTTCTCAAAAAATTTTTAAAAATTAAAAAGGAAAATAGCCTTTTAAAAAGAGAGCTTAATTTTTGGATAGATTTTTTCTCTAATTATCCTTTTCCTCTTTTTATAATTGAAAAAGATGAAATAAAATGGCAAAACAAAAAGGCTCTTGAGATTTTAGGAGATCTTAGGGGTAAGAAAAAAGACCAAATAGAGTTATTTTTAAAAGATTCTTATTGGGATCGAAAAGTCCTTTTTCTTTCACCAGAATCGGCAGCTTATCTTTTGATTGATAAAAAGGAGGAAAAAATTTTAAAAAGAAGTTATGAAATAGCTTTAGCCTATCTTTCTCATGAATTAAAAACACCCTTTACTATGGTAAAAAACTATGCAGAAAAATTGGAAGAAAAACTAAAAGAAATTAAATCTTTTGAAGCTCTTTTAAAAGATTTTGAAGCTTTAAAAAATTCTTTAGAAAGGGTTGAAAGATTAATTTATAAACTATTTTCATCCTTAGAGTATTTAGTTAAGGATTTAAAAATAAAAAAGGAAAATTTTTCTTTAAAACCTGCAATAGAGGAGGTAATTTTTTGGGTAACCCCACTTTGTAAGGATAAAAATATAGAGTTAGAGGTGGATATACCAGAGGATATAGAAATAGAGGGAGATAAAGAATGGTTAATGCAAGCTATTTTAAATCCTTTAGAAAATGCTATTAAATTTTCCCCACCTGGAGAAAAAGTGATTTTAAAGGTTTACCGAAGAGAAAATGATTGGATTAATATTTTGATAAGAGATATGGGTCCAGGGGTTGCTTATGAAGAGCTTCCCTTTTTAGGAATGCCCTTTTTTAAATCAAGTGCTGAAAAGGGATTAGGTTTTGGGCTTTTTCTTACTAAAAAAATAATATCTGCTCATGGGGGAAAACTTAGATTTAATCTTCCTTCCCAAGGAGGCTTAGAAGTATTAATAGAAATACCTTATAATTTGAAAAGAGTTTCTATTTCTTCTTCTGACATGGGTTTTGCTAAATAAAAACCTTGAACATAATCACACTTTAGTTTTTTAAGAAGCTTAAGTTGTTCCTCTGTTTCTACTCCTTCAGCTACAGTTTTTATGTTTAAAGAATGGGAAAGATTAATGATACTTTCTACAATATAATAGGTTTTAGGGTCTTTAACCAAATCCCTTGTAAAGGAAATATCAATTTTAAGAAGATCAATAGGAAAATCTTTCAAATAGTTTAAAGAGGAAAAACCTGTCCCAAAGTCATCTAAGATAACTTTTATCTTTAAAGATTTAATAGTTTCTATTATCTCTTTTGCCATCTCTATGTTTTCTGCTAAGGTGTGTTCTGTGATTTCTATTTCTAAAAAATAGGGATATTGAGAAAAAAATTCTTTGAAATGGGTTAAAAGATTTAAAAATTGGGCAGATTTAAAGCTTTGAGAGGATACATTTATAGAAATAGGTATTTTCCACTTTTTAATTTTCTCTATATTTTTCTTTAAGCATAAAGACTCAAATTCTGATAAATAGGGGCTATTTTCAAGAAAGTTTATAAACTCGGATGGTAAAATAAGTTTTTTATTTTTCTTAATTCTTACAAGGGCTTCTAATCCAGCTAATTTTAAAGTTTCTGTTTCAAAATAGGGCTGATAATAGAAAACAAAAAGATCCTTTTCAAAGGCAGTTTTAATAAGTAAATCAGTTTTAAAATCTTTTTCTACTTTTCTTTCTATTTCAGTGTTATAGATTTCTATATGAGAAGGACCTCTCCCTTTGGCTTCAACTAAAGCCAAATTGACTTTTCTCCAAAGTTCATCAACTGTATTTCCATCTTGTGGAAATATAACTATTCCCATATTCCAATCTAAGGAGATACTTTTATCTTCATAAGAAATGGGTTCTTTTAAAATATTTTCTAATATTTTTATCCATTCATATATTTCCTCTTTTGTGATATCTATAACAAAGAGGCAAAACTCATCTCCTCCAGTTCTTCCTAAAATCCCCTTATCTTTTATAGCATCTTGAAGTTCTCTTGCCAATTCCTTTAAGCAGTAATCTCCTACCTCATATCCATAGAAATGATTTATATAAGAAAATCTATAAAAATCTATTAGAAAAAGTACAGAAGGTTTATTGAGAATATTTAAAAGCTCAGTTAATTTTCTTTGAAATCCTTGTCTATTTGGAAGACCAGTTAAAAGGTCTTGGTATTGAAGAGATTCTCTTTCCTTTTCAAATTCTAATTCCTTAGTTAAATCCCTTCCTACAATTATTACCTTAGTTTTAGTAGGTAACTTAATAAAAGAAATTTTTAATTCTAAGATCAATCTTATCCTATCTGGTTTATGGTAGATAACAAATCTTGTGGTATCCTTTTTGAGCTTAATTATTTCTTCGGGTATAAAAAGAAGTTTAAAACAATTTTTTTTAAGTAAATCTTTTTTTTCAAAGCTAAGAATTTTTTCTCCGAAAGGATTAATATATTCAATTCTTCCTTCTTCATCAGCAATTATAGTTAGTTCTTCTGCTTTTTCTACAAGCTTACCTAAGGTTAAATCTCTTTCAATTAATTTTACTTTTTTTAAGGCAAAATTTAAATCTTCTTGAAGCTCATTTAATAAGGATAAAATATCTTTTGAAAAGAAGCCTTTTTCAGAGGAAAGTAGATTTAAAAAAGCTATAATATTTTCCTCTTTTATAAGGGGGATGATACCAAGGGAATAGGAGTTAATATCTTGAAAAAAAGGTGTTTTTTCGGTTGTAGTAATTATTAAATTTTTAGAGGGTTTAAAATCTTCTGGATAAGAATAAAGGACTTTTCCATTTTTATCACTTATCCATACTCCTTCTAATTCTAAAGATTCATGCACAGTAGGTAATATATTTTTATAAATTTCTTCTTCAAAATTGCAGTGTATAAGTATTTGATTAACTTTTCTTAAAAGATTAAAAAATCTTTGTAATTTTTTAAGCTCAGTTATATCAACTCCTATAATAAATCCACAGTATTTATTTCGATAAAAAATGGTTGAGGCAAATAAAAGAACTTCTATTTTTCTTCCATCTTTTGATTTAAATGTTATGGGCTCATAAGGGGAAAAGAAGTATTCACCTTTTAATCTTCTTTCTACAACCTTTTTAACCCCTTCTCTATCTTTTTCATAATAAAGAATTTCCCAGGCAGCTAATTTTTTAATTTCCTCAAGGGTATATCCCAATAATTTAAGAAAATAAGGATTTACATAAAGATAAGTGTCATGATATATAGCAATACCAAAAAAGGGGGCATTTAAAAAGGTTTCTAAGATAGTAGCTTTTTCTATTAATTGAGGAAAGATTTTACTTATATAAGAAAAGAATTTAATTAAATTTTCTTCCCATATATTTACTTCTTCTATTTCTTCAAAACCAAGAGTTTTTATTATCTTTTTATCTATGGAAAATAGGGAAGTTTTTATTTCGTTAAAGAAGGGACTTTCAGAGGAAAGCATAAAATAATGAGTAATTGGAAAAGGAAACTTTTCTATATAAGGAAATTTATCTAAATAGGGTTTTGCTCTTAATTCTGAAAGTATATAAAGATCACCTTTATCATTAAGAATTTCAGCCTCAACTTCTTCATAAAAATCTTTAAAGATTGCTTGAATTTTGGAAAAGTTAAAATCAAATTTTAA
The window above is part of the Thermodesulfobacterium geofontis OPF15 genome. Proteins encoded here:
- a CDS encoding response regulator transcription factor, giving the protein MEKILIVEDDKEIGKILSEGFSSQGYKCHIVSSLSEAYIYLLSSSDLSLVILDLILPDGDGLELLKYLRSTLKFKKLPVIIISARGAELDRILGLELGADDYVVKPFSLREVIIRANKILKRNLQPEEILNYGPLKVDKKKKIILLEEKLLTLTPTEYKILETLVENSERIITREELIRIIWPVEKEYYSRVLDAYICRLRTKLGKYGKIIETVRGFGYRLAQI
- a CDS encoding sensor histidine kinase, which translates into the protein MKIPLSLLIFLIIALLIAIFFLLKKFLKIKKENSLLKRELNFWIDFFSNYPFPLFIIEKDEIKWQNKKALEILGDLRGKKKDQIELFLKDSYWDRKVLFLSPESAAYLLIDKKEEKILKRSYEIALAYLSHELKTPFTMVKNYAEKLEEKLKEIKSFEALLKDFEALKNSLERVERLIYKLFSSLEYLVKDLKIKKENFSLKPAIEEVIFWVTPLCKDKNIELEVDIPEDIEIEGDKEWLMQAILNPLENAIKFSPPGEKVILKVYRRENDWINILIRDMGPGVAYEELPFLGMPFFKSSAEKGLGFGLFLTKKIISAHGGKLRFNLPSQGGLEVLIEIPYNLKRVSISSSDMGFAK
- a CDS encoding EAL domain-containing protein → MDIKLRICSCQREKLSLWEKFSENLKDLLNKEVKLSVFEKFPQDLEEVDLFYASFSLSLHLIEKNYRPIAKFKDKIDHYLAISKKPFSEIKKEEKIRIVTVNQAIFYALLFYLVLKFDFNFSKIQAIFKDFYEEVEAEILNDKGDLYILSELRAKPYLDKFPYIEKFPFPITHYFMLSSESPFFNEIKTSLFSIDKKIIKTLGFEEIEEVNIWEENLIKFFSYISKIFPQLIEKATILETFLNAPFFGIAIYHDTYLYVNPYFLKLLGYTLEEIKKLAAWEILYYEKDREGVKKVVERRLKGEYFFSPYEPITFKSKDGRKIEVLLFASTIFYRNKYCGFIIGVDITELKKLQRFFNLLRKVNQILIHCNFEEEIYKNILPTVHESLELEGVWISDKNGKVLYSYPEDFKPSKNLIITTTEKTPFFQDINSYSLGIIPLIKEENIIAFLNLLSSEKGFFSKDILSLLNELQEDLNFALKKVKLIERDLTLGKLVEKAEELTIIADEEGRIEYINPFGEKILSFEKKDLLKKNCFKLLFIPEEIIKLKKDTTRFVIYHKPDRIRLILELKISFIKLPTKTKVIIVGRDLTKELEFEKERESLQYQDLLTGLPNRQGFQRKLTELLNILNKPSVLFLIDFYRFSYINHFYGYEVGDYCLKELARELQDAIKDKGILGRTGGDEFCLFVIDITKEEIYEWIKILENILKEPISYEDKSISLDWNMGIVIFPQDGNTVDELWRKVNLALVEAKGRGPSHIEIYNTEIERKVEKDFKTDLLIKTAFEKDLFVFYYQPYFETETLKLAGLEALVRIKKNKKLILPSEFINFLENSPYLSEFESLCLKKNIEKIKKWKIPISINVSSQSFKSAQFLNLLTHFKEFFSQYPYFLEIEITEHTLAENIEMAKEIIETIKSLKIKVILDDFGTGFSSLNYLKDFPIDLLKIDISFTRDLVKDPKTYYIVESIINLSHSLNIKTVAEGVETEEQLKLLKKLKCDYVQGFYLAKPMSEEEIETLFKL